A stretch of the Sulfolobus acidocaldarius SUSAZ genome encodes the following:
- a CDS encoding RNA methyltransferase, producing the protein MNYAILNLSNIFLALDELRALNGKDISYFYGISLYEGDPYIARRSALIKVSGKLISVSNDIEKIKGDIKGNCYSVDLHVPSREDKEYAKNVYEELIKSISLSKRCNKLDVIVSEGQIVVGERYAEKDTESIARHSKRPYTRSGSLNVELARLMLNLSRSRSNVLDPFVGTGTILIEANWLGLKCIGIDIDEQMIKNTKINLDYFHYECELIHADTNTLPITRSEAIVTDPPYGRSFTPKGLSELYQNFFAEASNITKNLIFTTDSRFDWRDTLKSYGFKQIKIHTVFEHKSLSRAIYVVRK; encoded by the coding sequence ATGAACTACGCTATCTTAAATCTAAGTAATATATTTTTAGCGTTAGACGAATTAAGAGCATTAAACGGTAAAGACATTTCATATTTTTATGGGATATCATTATATGAAGGAGATCCGTATATAGCAAGAAGATCCGCTCTTATTAAAGTGTCAGGTAAATTGATTAGTGTAAGTAATGATATTGAAAAGATAAAGGGCGATATAAAGGGTAACTGTTACTCCGTTGATCTTCACGTTCCTTCTAGAGAAGATAAAGAATATGCAAAAAATGTCTATGAGGAATTAATTAAGTCTATAAGTCTCTCAAAAAGATGTAATAAATTAGATGTAATAGTTTCTGAAGGACAAATAGTTGTTGGTGAAAGATATGCTGAAAAAGACACAGAGAGTATTGCTAGACATTCAAAACGCCCCTACACCAGATCTGGATCACTTAATGTTGAACTGGCAAGGCTTATGTTAAATCTTTCTAGATCTAGATCTAATGTGCTAGATCCCTTTGTAGGAACTGGTACTATACTGATTGAAGCTAATTGGTTAGGACTTAAATGTATTGGCATAGATATAGATGAACAAATGATTAAAAATACTAAAATCAATCTGGATTATTTCCATTATGAATGTGAATTAATACATGCAGATACTAATACCTTACCCATAACAAGAAGTGAAGCTATAGTTACAGATCCACCTTACGGTAGATCTTTTACTCCCAAAGGATTATCAGAACTTTATCAGAATTTCTTTGCAGAGGCATCAAATATTACAAAGAATTTAATTTTTACCACAGATTCTAGGTTTGATTGGAGAGATACTCTAAAGAGTTACGGATTTAAACAGATAAAAATTCACACTGTATTTGAGCATAAAAGTTTAAGCAGGGCTATATATGTTGTAAGAAAGTAA
- a CDS encoding 3-oxoacyl-ACP reductase encodes MSKALKGEGYIVVSLSRSRSEIGDLIYEVDVTNKEEDFRIINEVVSKFGKIDVLVNNAGFGIYGSFLETPLDEEEYMVKTLFLAPIYFTKAVLPHMVKRRSGSIVNIVSEAAYVTTPKLLVYSAAKSALASFTNGLWAEMRKYNVKVSGIYPGPVKTNFTSHPSFSKNTASIFDKYAVEPEEVANAVIKGIKTGKREIYVPSKLKIDPYILKLSMASQSFTYGIVSRYFD; translated from the coding sequence GTGTCAAAAGCACTTAAGGGTGAGGGTTATATAGTTGTGTCGTTATCTAGGTCGAGGTCTGAAATAGGAGACTTAATTTATGAAGTAGATGTAACTAATAAGGAGGAAGATTTTAGAATAATAAATGAGGTAGTGAGTAAGTTCGGTAAGATAGACGTCTTAGTTAATAATGCAGGTTTTGGAATCTATGGGTCCTTTCTCGAAACGCCTTTAGATGAGGAGGAGTATATGGTGAAAACGTTGTTCTTGGCTCCAATTTACTTTACTAAAGCTGTATTACCGCATATGGTTAAGAGAAGGAGCGGAAGTATTGTAAATATAGTTTCTGAAGCTGCATATGTTACTACTCCTAAGTTATTAGTTTATTCTGCTGCTAAGTCTGCTTTAGCTAGCTTTACTAATGGATTATGGGCTGAAATGAGAAAGTATAATGTTAAAGTGAGTGGAATTTACCCAGGACCTGTCAAAACTAACTTTACCTCGCATCCATCGTTTAGCAAAAATACAGCATCAATCTTTGATAAATATGCTGTAGAACCGGAGGAGGTAGCTAATGCAGTTATTAAGGGGATAAAAACCGGCAAAAGGGAGATATACGTTCCATCTAAGCTAAAGATTGACCCTTATATTCTTAAACTTTCTATGGCTTCCCAGAGTTTCACATATGGAATAGTTTCGAGATATTTTGATTAA
- a CDS encoding tRNA CCA-pyrophosphorylase, whose amino-acid sequence MSVEEKVLELIRPDDRDRERLEKVAEEVLSRLKGFDAQIQGSFRKGTWLKGDTDIDIFVFYPKEVGKEYLKKKSLKELIQVFKDLNYEIAFAEHPYLILKINNVEVDVVPALKIDSGEDAITAADRTPFHTKFVTTHLDEKGKDEVRLLKQFMKGIGVYGAEIKVKGFSGYVAELLTIYYGNFRKVLESAKTWKPPIKLNLVEPKRDFDEPLQIPDPVDPKRNTASAVSLRNIAVFSLASKIFIEKPSIEFFFPTEIKAEEIIGDVLLIKIEFKEKSVEDIIWGQVWKNVEKLKNAIKTAGFSLIDIGAWGNSQTVKIAVQIEDKNISRYYLNQGPYFYVNGVDNFMKKNNYVWVGEDGRLYSLKERRETNLEKIVLNSLSFKENFSVQMTWLSDINQDDKELHKFLRKRPTWMQT is encoded by the coding sequence ATGTCGGTGGAGGAGAAAGTTTTAGAACTAATAAGACCTGACGATAGAGATAGAGAACGATTAGAGAAAGTGGCTGAGGAAGTCTTATCTAGGTTAAAGGGATTTGATGCACAAATACAAGGCTCCTTTAGAAAGGGTACTTGGCTTAAGGGAGACACTGATATTGATATTTTTGTCTTTTATCCAAAAGAAGTAGGAAAAGAATATCTAAAGAAAAAATCTCTTAAAGAACTTATTCAGGTATTTAAAGATCTAAATTATGAAATTGCATTTGCAGAACATCCATACCTTATCCTGAAAATAAACAACGTAGAAGTAGACGTTGTACCTGCATTAAAGATAGATAGCGGAGAGGATGCAATAACTGCAGCAGATAGAACTCCATTTCATACTAAGTTTGTAACTACTCATTTAGATGAAAAGGGAAAAGATGAAGTGAGACTATTAAAACAATTTATGAAGGGAATAGGAGTTTATGGAGCTGAAATAAAGGTAAAAGGCTTTTCTGGATATGTGGCAGAATTACTAACTATTTATTATGGCAATTTCAGAAAAGTGTTAGAAAGTGCAAAGACCTGGAAGCCACCCATAAAACTAAATCTAGTTGAACCAAAAAGAGACTTTGATGAACCATTACAAATACCAGATCCTGTAGATCCTAAAAGAAACACTGCCTCAGCTGTATCATTAAGAAACATTGCTGTCTTTTCATTAGCATCAAAAATTTTCATTGAAAAACCATCGATAGAGTTTTTCTTTCCCACTGAGATCAAGGCGGAGGAAATTATAGGAGATGTATTATTAATTAAGATCGAATTTAAGGAAAAAAGTGTAGAGGATATAATTTGGGGACAAGTATGGAAGAACGTAGAAAAGTTAAAGAATGCCATAAAGACAGCAGGTTTTTCGCTCATTGATATAGGAGCATGGGGAAACTCTCAAACAGTTAAAATCGCTGTCCAAATCGAAGACAAGAATATCTCCAGATATTATTTAAATCAAGGACCTTACTTTTACGTGAATGGTGTAGATAATTTCATGAAAAAGAATAATTATGTTTGGGTAGGAGAAGACGGAAGATTATACTCGCTTAAGGAAAGGAGAGAAACAAACCTAGAGAAAATTGTACTGAATAGCTTAAGTTTTAAGGAGAATTTCTCTGTACAGATGACGTGGCTTTCTGACATAAATCAGGATGACAAAGAATTACATAAATTTCTAAGGAAGAGACCTACATGGATGCAGACATGA
- a CDS encoding ribonuclease Z has protein sequence MFEIIFVGVGGGAPNKRGLPGILIRREGFEILLDCGEGTQNKMIEHSISFMKLKLIGISHLHGDHVLGLPGIIQTMAMYSRQQKLLMMGPTTLQDYLKSSYKHTYFKPGFETEFIQSYEDQNLTITTFRTCHTIESYGFLIKEKDKIKVDAERLKKEGVTDWRIIRKLKEGKRVEIDTKVFLPEDYLYVKKGLSIVYTGDTAPCNSVLSAIKGVDLLIHDSTFLNEPEAHDFGHSNCTDAAEIASKADVKRLALYHISGRYETTEPLLKEAKKIFERTFLPEPLSYFILQEE, from the coding sequence ATGTTTGAGATAATATTCGTAGGTGTTGGTGGAGGAGCACCCAACAAACGTGGGCTTCCAGGAATATTAATAAGGAGAGAGGGCTTTGAAATACTATTAGATTGTGGTGAAGGAACACAAAATAAAATGATTGAACACTCGATAAGCTTCATGAAACTTAAGTTAATAGGCATCTCTCATCTTCATGGTGACCATGTATTAGGATTACCAGGAATCATCCAAACTATGGCTATGTATTCTAGACAACAAAAGCTTCTTATGATGGGACCTACAACTTTACAGGATTACTTAAAATCAAGCTACAAACATACTTACTTTAAACCAGGATTTGAGACTGAATTTATACAAAGTTATGAGGATCAAAATTTAACTATAACAACATTTAGGACATGTCATACAATAGAGTCTTATGGCTTCTTAATAAAGGAGAAGGATAAAATAAAAGTAGATGCGGAAAGATTAAAGAAAGAGGGAGTAACAGACTGGAGAATTATAAGAAAATTGAAAGAGGGGAAAAGAGTAGAAATAGATACAAAAGTCTTTCTTCCTGAAGACTATTTGTATGTGAAGAAAGGATTAAGCATAGTATATACTGGGGACACTGCACCATGCAATAGCGTATTGAGCGCAATAAAGGGAGTTGACTTACTGATTCACGATTCCACATTCCTTAATGAACCGGAAGCCCATGATTTCGGGCATTCAAATTGCACTGATGCAGCTGAAATAGCTTCGAAGGCTGATGTAAAGAGGTTAGCGCTATACCATATAAGTGGAAGATATGAAACCACTGAACCTTTGCTTAAAGAAGCAAAGAAGATATTTGAAAGAACATTTTTACCTGAACCGTTATCATATTTTATTCTTCAGGAGGAATAG
- a CDS encoding ribose 5-phosphate isomerase, translated as MDPKEILSQYVSKRLKGYSVIGLGTGRTVRKLIEHLDREGILNQFKYIASSIDTELEIAQRGGLILSLYSGIQPDIYIDSFDVVTKDKVMVKGGGAALLREKLLSTFSKSSLFIGEYKKLLKTEQHTVKVPIEIVPVSVMYILKKISQIGFKTNIREGTGKIGGIISDNGNMIIDVEVVTNQLCEFDRTIKSIPGIIETGVFCNKYDVVLADEDGRIEIL; from the coding sequence ATGGATCCAAAAGAAATATTATCTCAATACGTCTCCAAAAGACTAAAAGGTTATAGTGTAATAGGTTTAGGTACAGGTAGAACAGTAAGGAAATTAATAGAACACTTAGATCGAGAAGGCATTCTTAACCAGTTTAAGTACATAGCCAGTTCAATAGATACTGAATTGGAGATAGCCCAGAGGGGAGGTCTAATTTTATCATTATACTCAGGTATTCAACCGGATATATACATAGATAGTTTTGACGTAGTTACGAAGGATAAAGTCATGGTTAAAGGCGGAGGTGCAGCATTATTGAGAGAGAAACTTTTATCTACTTTTTCTAAATCATCACTCTTTATTGGCGAATATAAAAAACTATTGAAGACAGAACAACACACAGTGAAGGTGCCTATAGAAATAGTTCCAGTATCTGTTATGTATATTTTGAAGAAAATTAGTCAAATAGGCTTTAAAACCAATATCAGAGAGGGAACAGGAAAAATAGGAGGAATAATAAGTGATAATGGAAATATGATAATAGATGTAGAGGTGGTAACAAATCAGCTTTGTGAATTTGACAGAACCATAAAAAGCATACCTGGAATAATAGAAACAGGCGTTTTTTGTAATAAATATGATGTGGTACTTGCAGACGAAGATGGAAGGATAGAAATACTCTAA
- a CDS encoding TatD family hydrolase — MYYDAHCHYISLRDKKYDEFVIAAVSMDYDSSLSTISLKNEKILVGVGIHPWNVHNENLDRVLKLTEKADFIGEVGLDYRFAKADKQSQIKYFQAFVDRAVNQDKLINVHALDAWRDSFNILTRSGVKRAIFHWYTGPDDLLKDIEGAGYYITINPSVSFQQKHLRVLEKAPLEIILTESDGGYEYRGKMLEPTDIPVALKVISKVKVVDEEELKRIIERNFKNAFGGD; from the coding sequence ATGTACTACGATGCTCATTGTCATTACATCTCTTTACGAGATAAGAAGTATGATGAATTTGTTATAGCAGCTGTTTCTATGGATTACGACTCATCGTTAAGTACAATAAGCCTAAAAAACGAGAAGATTTTGGTTGGAGTTGGTATACATCCGTGGAATGTTCACAACGAGAATTTGGATAGAGTTTTGAAATTAACTGAGAAAGCTGACTTTATAGGAGAGGTGGGTCTTGATTACAGGTTTGCAAAGGCTGATAAGCAGTCGCAAATAAAGTATTTTCAGGCATTTGTGGATAGAGCAGTAAATCAAGATAAGTTAATCAATGTTCATGCTCTCGATGCATGGAGGGATTCCTTTAATATATTAACCAGGAGTGGAGTTAAAAGAGCTATATTCCATTGGTATACCGGACCAGACGATTTATTGAAAGATATTGAAGGTGCTGGTTATTATATAACGATAAACCCCTCTGTATCTTTTCAACAAAAACATTTAAGGGTATTAGAGAAGGCTCCTTTGGAGATTATTCTAACTGAAAGTGATGGAGGGTATGAGTATAGAGGTAAAATGCTAGAACCTACAGATATCCCCGTAGCTCTAAAGGTAATCTCTAAGGTCAAAGTTGTTGACGAGGAGGAATTAAAACGTATAATAGAAAGGAATTTTAAAAATGCATTTGGTGGTGATTAG
- a CDS encoding serine/threonine protein kinase has translation MDADMKSIDIKYFIYPSYSAEIEEELRANGINSLYSFGCVKLRPDINVIGKGKTGIVALFDENKVIKIRRTDSPKETLEIEAKIQQLAYPVSPKVYLYGENFILMEYIMGRHLTRQENVETIRKILIKARMLELKGIEHKELSRPYKNVLANEKDVYIIDYDSATIKPNPKNVTSILSWFKRYDLAKMYSLGYPLEKIILLL, from the coding sequence ATGGATGCAGACATGAAAAGTATTGACATTAAATATTTTATTTACCCTTCATATTCTGCAGAAATTGAAGAAGAACTACGGGCAAATGGTATAAACTCACTCTATTCCTTTGGATGTGTTAAGCTGAGACCAGATATAAATGTGATAGGAAAGGGAAAAACTGGAATAGTAGCCTTATTTGACGAGAATAAGGTAATTAAAATTCGGAGGACTGATTCGCCAAAAGAAACATTAGAGATTGAGGCAAAAATTCAGCAACTTGCCTACCCAGTTTCACCAAAAGTCTATCTCTATGGAGAAAACTTTATATTAATGGAATACATTATGGGAAGACATTTAACTAGGCAAGAGAATGTAGAAACTATTAGAAAAATACTTATCAAGGCGAGAATGTTAGAGCTAAAAGGAATAGAACATAAAGAATTATCGAGACCCTACAAGAATGTATTAGCGAATGAAAAAGATGTGTATATAATTGATTATGATTCAGCAACTATTAAACCAAATCCTAAAAATGTAACTTCTATCTTATCCTGGTTTAAAAGATATGATCTTGCAAAAATGTATTCACTTGGTTATCCTTTAGAAAAAATTATTCTATTGTTATAG
- a CDS encoding ribose-phosphate pyrophosphokinase, producing the protein MIIIGGTATNWIDERLSKLLVSRLVKIEHKVFPDGESYIRIPERLLGEDVLVVQSLYPPQDKHLIELFFILETLNDMKANKITVIIPYLAYSRQNRRFKEGEAVSIKTVLNLIKKTGATSLMVVEPHRYEELQYFDGEVKIADPIPDIARVINGKVTNPFVLAPDKGALNRAKRLSQELGCDYSYLEKQRDLTTGEVRVTNLPDLRLDGKEVILVDDIISTGGTMVQASQIAYSKGAKKVIATAVHSLFVENAYDRLINAGIKEIITTNTIPQDTSKVTIVDVSESIARKI; encoded by the coding sequence ATGATTATCATAGGTGGAACCGCAACAAACTGGATAGATGAAAGATTATCTAAATTGCTAGTATCAAGACTAGTAAAAATAGAACATAAAGTCTTTCCTGATGGAGAATCTTACATTAGAATTCCTGAGAGGTTACTGGGAGAGGACGTTCTAGTAGTACAGTCATTATACCCGCCCCAGGATAAACATCTAATAGAGCTATTCTTTATTCTGGAAACGTTAAACGATATGAAAGCTAATAAGATAACAGTAATTATACCTTATCTAGCTTACTCCAGGCAAAATAGAAGATTTAAGGAAGGAGAAGCCGTTAGCATAAAAACTGTCCTTAATCTAATCAAAAAGACAGGCGCAACCTCATTAATGGTAGTAGAGCCTCATCGTTATGAAGAATTACAGTACTTTGATGGGGAGGTAAAAATCGCAGATCCTATACCGGATATTGCAAGGGTAATAAATGGGAAAGTGACTAATCCTTTTGTTCTTGCCCCAGATAAGGGGGCATTAAACAGAGCAAAAAGACTTTCTCAAGAACTTGGGTGTGACTATAGTTACCTAGAAAAACAGCGAGACTTAACCACAGGAGAAGTTAGAGTCACAAACTTGCCAGATTTAAGACTAGATGGGAAGGAGGTCATTCTTGTTGACGACATAATAAGTACAGGAGGTACCATGGTTCAAGCCTCGCAAATAGCTTACTCAAAAGGAGCAAAAAAAGTAATAGCCACTGCAGTCCACTCCCTATTTGTCGAGAATGCTTATGATAGATTGATTAACGCAGGAATAAAGGAAATTATAACAACCAATACTATACCTCAAGATACGAGTAAGGTAACGATAGTAGACGTATCAGAATCGATAGCGAGAAAAATATGA
- a CDS encoding 2'-5' RNA ligase — MLRLFTGVNVPNYEKINELMQAINRTGADIKLVEPWNIHITLVFIGEVHENKLELIKDGLKRISFNKFKVRLHGTGAFPSLGKPRVVWVGIDEGAIELRMIRGSIYKELVNRGIRPDEEKEFSPHLTIGRVRGPRNMQNLIQVINEYQGTDFGEFTVEKFTLYKSTLTQKGPIYEPLLEVESNVGGGESFRTNKT; from the coding sequence TTGCTAAGACTTTTCACAGGTGTTAATGTGCCAAACTATGAAAAAATAAATGAGTTAATGCAGGCTATAAATAGAACTGGGGCTGATATTAAATTAGTAGAACCTTGGAATATCCATATTACACTTGTATTTATTGGAGAGGTACATGAAAATAAATTGGAATTAATAAAAGACGGATTAAAGAGAATTTCCTTCAACAAATTTAAGGTCAGGCTTCATGGTACAGGAGCTTTTCCGAGTCTTGGAAAACCTAGAGTAGTTTGGGTAGGAATAGATGAAGGTGCAATTGAGTTAAGAATGATACGTGGCTCGATTTATAAAGAGTTAGTTAATAGAGGAATTAGACCAGATGAAGAGAAAGAATTTTCGCCCCACTTAACAATAGGAAGAGTTAGAGGACCTAGAAATATGCAAAATCTAATCCAAGTCATAAATGAGTACCAAGGCACAGACTTCGGAGAATTTACAGTGGAGAAATTTACTTTATATAAGAGTACATTAACACAAAAAGGTCCCATATACGAACCGTTACTGGAAGTGGAGTCAAATGTCGGTGGAGGAGAAAGTTTTAGAACTAATAAGACCTGA
- a CDS encoding multidrug ABC transporter ATP-binding protein: protein MECITVNNVIKRFDTLLALNNISFSVPCGGKYALLGPNGAGKSTSMKIIAGLLSPDSGEVYIKGMKPTSIEVKRILGYLPEDPTPYRILSVRENLEYIASLRGLRDGQNRIENLIDILDLRPYERMQAGKLSRGNQQKLALALILLHNPEIILLDEPLNYLDIPTQERVIKYLKTLVNATFLISTHIMSIATRLTDHVIVISHGSVVWVGSIQQLKSLGREDEPIESVVAKLMGV from the coding sequence ATGGAATGCATAACAGTAAATAACGTAATAAAACGTTTTGACACTCTTCTTGCATTAAATAACATCTCCTTCTCTGTACCATGTGGCGGTAAATATGCGTTATTAGGTCCCAACGGAGCGGGAAAATCGACATCCATGAAAATTATAGCTGGATTACTTTCTCCCGATAGTGGAGAAGTATATATCAAGGGTATGAAACCAACATCAATAGAAGTAAAAAGGATCCTAGGATATTTACCTGAAGATCCTACACCCTATAGAATACTTTCTGTCAGAGAAAACCTAGAATATATAGCCTCATTGAGAGGCTTAAGAGATGGGCAAAATAGAATTGAAAATTTAATAGATATACTAGATTTAAGACCTTATGAAAGGATGCAAGCTGGAAAATTATCAAGGGGTAATCAACAAAAATTAGCGTTAGCTTTAATTTTACTGCATAATCCCGAGATAATACTACTTGACGAACCTTTAAACTACCTTGATATACCAACACAAGAAAGAGTGATAAAATACCTCAAAACATTAGTTAATGCTACGTTCCTAATCTCCACTCATATAATGTCAATTGCCACAAGGCTAACAGATCATGTGATAGTTATCTCCCATGGTTCGGTAGTGTGGGTAGGGTCAATTCAACAGTTAAAATCCCTAGGTAGAGAAGATGAACCAATAGAAAGTGTGGTAGCAAAACTAATGGGAGTGTAG